In bacterium, a single genomic region encodes these proteins:
- the pnp gene encoding polyribonucleotide nucleotidyltransferase, whose amino-acid sequence MPIHTVEVDAGGRPLVIETGRIARQAGGAVTVRQGDTVVLVTACMAREAKDITFLPLTVDYREGMYAAGKIPGGFFKREGRPNEKETLSSRLIDRPIRPLFPHGWNHETQIIAFVLSADKENNPDVLALTGASCALAISDVPFTKEIAAVRVGLIDGQYAINPLRSQMDASQLDITIAASEDAIVMVEAGANEVAEDVIVGALEAGHAAVKKIIAAQRELKKLAGKEKFAFEPREVPAEIKAWLSARAKAPLTEAMQMKPKLASYARVDDFLKEIAAEIPPEETEKAKWLGEAYHELQDEILHEFILEKNARLDGRGMEEIRPITIEVGLLPRTHGSALFTRGETQALVTTTLGTSADTQRLDWLEFEGEKRFMLHYNFPPFSVGEVRFLRGAGRREIGHGALAERALRPLIPGEDAFPYTIRVVSDIMESNGSSSMASVCGGSLSLMDAGVPTAKPVAGIAMGLVMRGGRHAVLTDIAGAEDHHGDMDFKVTGTRDGVTALQMDIKIGGVTPEIMAAALQQARRARLQILDLMHDALAAPRSDVSPYAPRILTIFINKERIRDVIGPGGKMIRAIQEKTGCEINIEDSGRVDIASVALANAREAEQMIRDLTAEPELGKLYLGKVTRTTNFGAFVEILPGTEGLLHISEIADHRIKQTTDEIEEGDEVLVKVIEIDPTGRLRLSRKQAMKEQAEGGAAPAPTAE is encoded by the coding sequence GTGCCGATCCACACTGTCGAAGTCGACGCCGGCGGCCGTCCGCTGGTCATCGAGACGGGGCGCATCGCCCGCCAGGCCGGCGGCGCGGTCACCGTCCGCCAAGGGGACACGGTCGTCCTCGTCACCGCCTGCATGGCCCGGGAGGCGAAGGACATCACCTTCCTCCCGCTGACCGTGGACTACCGCGAGGGGATGTACGCCGCGGGAAAGATCCCCGGCGGCTTCTTCAAGCGCGAGGGGCGGCCCAACGAGAAGGAAACGCTCTCCAGCCGCCTGATCGACCGTCCGATCCGGCCGCTGTTCCCCCACGGCTGGAACCACGAGACGCAGATCATCGCGTTCGTCCTCTCGGCCGACAAGGAGAACAACCCGGACGTGCTGGCGCTGACCGGCGCCTCCTGCGCCCTCGCGATCTCCGACGTCCCCTTCACCAAGGAAATCGCCGCGGTGCGCGTCGGCCTGATCGACGGCCAGTACGCGATCAACCCGCTGCGCTCCCAGATGGACGCCAGCCAGCTCGACATCACCATCGCCGCCTCCGAGGACGCGATCGTGATGGTCGAGGCCGGGGCCAACGAGGTCGCCGAGGACGTGATCGTCGGCGCGCTCGAGGCCGGCCACGCGGCCGTCAAGAAGATCATCGCCGCCCAGCGCGAGCTGAAGAAGCTCGCCGGCAAGGAGAAGTTCGCCTTCGAGCCGCGCGAGGTCCCCGCCGAGATCAAGGCGTGGCTCTCCGCTCGGGCCAAGGCGCCGCTGACCGAAGCGATGCAGATGAAGCCGAAGCTCGCCTCCTACGCGCGGGTGGACGACTTCCTCAAGGAAATCGCCGCCGAGATCCCGCCCGAGGAGACCGAGAAGGCGAAGTGGCTCGGCGAGGCCTACCACGAGCTGCAGGACGAGATCCTGCACGAGTTCATCCTCGAGAAGAACGCCCGCCTCGACGGGCGCGGGATGGAGGAGATCCGGCCGATCACGATCGAGGTCGGGCTCCTGCCGCGCACCCACGGCTCCGCGCTGTTCACGCGCGGCGAGACGCAGGCGCTGGTGACGACGACCCTCGGGACGTCGGCCGACACGCAGCGGCTCGACTGGCTGGAGTTCGAAGGGGAGAAGCGCTTCATGCTTCACTACAACTTCCCCCCCTTCTCGGTCGGCGAAGTCCGCTTCCTGCGCGGCGCCGGCCGCCGCGAGATCGGCCACGGCGCGCTCGCCGAGCGCGCGCTCCGTCCGCTGATCCCGGGCGAGGACGCCTTCCCGTACACGATCCGCGTCGTCTCCGACATCATGGAGTCGAACGGCTCGTCGTCGATGGCCTCCGTCTGCGGCGGCTCGCTGTCGCTGATGGACGCCGGCGTGCCGACGGCCAAGCCGGTCGCCGGCATCGCGATGGGGCTGGTGATGCGCGGCGGCCGCCACGCGGTGCTGACCGACATCGCCGGCGCCGAGGACCACCACGGCGACATGGACTTCAAGGTCACCGGCACGCGCGACGGCGTGACGGCGCTGCAGATGGACATCAAGATCGGCGGCGTGACGCCGGAGATCATGGCCGCGGCGCTGCAGCAGGCGCGGCGGGCCCGCCTGCAGATCCTCGACCTGATGCACGACGCGCTGGCCGCGCCGCGCTCGGACGTCTCTCCCTACGCCCCGCGGATCCTCACCATCTTCATCAACAAGGAACGGATCCGCGACGTCATCGGGCCCGGCGGGAAGATGATCCGCGCCATCCAGGAGAAGACCGGCTGCGAGATCAACATCGAGGACAGCGGCCGCGTGGACATCGCCTCCGTCGCCCTCGCCAACGCGCGCGAGGCGGAGCAGATGATCCGCGACCTCACCGCCGAGCCGGAGCTGGGCAAGCTCTACCTGGGCAAGGTGACCCGCACGACCAACTTCGGCGCCTTCGTGGAGATCCTCCCCGGCACCGAAGGGCTGCTGCACATCTCGGAGATCGCCGACCACCGCATCAAGCAGACGACCGACGAGATCGAGGAAGGGGACGAAGTGC
- the rpsO gene encoding 30S ribosomal protein S15 — MPAHSEVREDTIHSFQVHPTDTGSPEVQIALLTDRIQHLTEHFKSHPKDHASRLGLLKLVGQRRRLLNYLRRKNIGRYRELIQRLGLRK; from the coding sequence TTGCCCGCTCACAGCGAAGTCCGCGAAGACACGATCCACTCGTTCCAGGTGCACCCGACCGACACGGGTTCTCCCGAAGTGCAGATCGCGCTGCTGACCGATCGGATCCAGCACCTGACCGAGCACTTCAAGAGCCACCCGAAGGACCACGCGTCGCGGCTCGGCCTGCTCAAGCTCGTCGGCCAGCGCCGCAGGCTGCTGAACTACCTGCGCCGCAAGAACATCGGCCGCTACCGCGAGCTGATTCAGCGGCTCGGCCTGCGCAAGTGA
- the truB gene encoding tRNA pseudouridine(55) synthase TruB, with translation MRRPSGLVGLLLADKPTGATSHDVVSWARKRLGERRIGHAGTLDPLASGLLPLLVGPATRLVPYLHDWPKTYVGVVLLGLETETGDLDGVDVAGFVPPPLPPRAVLDAAAARLTGRQMQIPPVYSAKKIGGTPAHELARHGRPPVLPAVEVTVHRLRFLPAGRGRLAFAARVSSGTYIRSLARDLGRLLGSGACLAALRRTAIGPLRARGATPARAEATSEALLAALLPPEAIPLPLPVVRLDEGGADRFRGGREVEGDPAGLCGPARVLGPDARMEGIGEIGEGGRLSPRVVLRGGVAGVGRSEQGNFVVAEGAGPL, from the coding sequence ATGAGGCGTCCCAGCGGCCTGGTCGGCCTGCTCCTGGCCGACAAACCGACCGGAGCGACGAGCCACGACGTCGTTTCCTGGGCCCGGAAGAGGCTCGGCGAGCGGCGGATCGGCCACGCCGGGACGCTCGACCCGCTCGCCTCCGGCCTGCTGCCGCTGCTCGTCGGCCCCGCGACCCGCCTCGTGCCCTATCTCCACGACTGGCCGAAGACCTACGTCGGCGTCGTGCTGCTGGGGCTGGAAACGGAAACCGGCGATCTCGACGGCGTGGACGTCGCGGGGTTCGTCCCCCCGCCGCTGCCGCCCCGCGCCGTCCTCGACGCCGCCGCGGCCCGCCTGACCGGCCGCCAGATGCAGATCCCGCCGGTCTACTCGGCGAAGAAGATCGGCGGCACGCCGGCCCACGAGTTGGCCCGGCACGGGCGGCCGCCGGTCCTGCCGGCGGTCGAAGTGACCGTCCACCGCCTCCGCTTCCTCCCCGCGGGACGGGGACGCCTGGCCTTCGCGGCGCGCGTCTCGAGCGGCACCTACATCCGCTCCCTCGCGCGCGACCTCGGACGGCTCCTCGGCAGCGGGGCCTGCCTCGCCGCGCTGCGCCGCACGGCGATCGGCCCGCTCCGGGCGCGCGGCGCGACGCCGGCGCGCGCCGAGGCGACGAGCGAGGCGCTTCTGGCGGCCCTCCTGCCGCCCGAGGCGATCCCGCTGCCGCTCCCGGTCGTCCGGCTCGACGAAGGGGGCGCGGACCGTTTCCGCGGCGGCCGCGAGGTCGAGGGGGATCCGGCCGGTCTTTGCGGGCCGGCCCGCGTCCTCGGCCCCGACGCCCGCATGGAGGGGATCGGCGAGATCGGCGAAGGGGGCCGCTTGTCGCCCCGCGTCGTCCTCCGCGGAGGGGTCGCGGGCGTCGGCCGTTCGGAGCAAGGCAACTTCGTTGTTGCCGAAGGCGCGGGGCCGCTTTAG
- a CDS encoding DUF503 domain-containing protein: protein MAVVVGLLVLELRVVGSGSLKDKRRVVRSLIDRVRARHNVAAAETEYQDLLQRAEIAFSAVAAAEAPLGRLFDQIVIEAEEIVPGTVTETAREFLG, encoded by the coding sequence ATGGCCGTCGTCGTTGGCCTGCTGGTTCTCGAGCTGCGCGTCGTCGGGAGCGGATCGCTGAAGGACAAGCGCCGGGTGGTCCGCTCCTTGATCGACCGGGTCCGCGCGCGGCACAACGTCGCCGCCGCCGAGACCGAATACCAAGATCTGCTGCAAAGGGCCGAGATCGCTTTCTCCGCGGTGGCCGCGGCGGAGGCGCCGCTCGGCCGTCTTTTCGACCAGATCGTCATCGAGGCCGAGGAGATCGTGCCGGGCACGGTGACCGAGACCGCGCGCGAGTTCCTCGGATGA